The Methylomonas sp. UP202 DNA window ACGAGACGGCGCCGCGATCACGGTCGAAGCAGCGCCCGCCGCCAAGAGCAAGCCTTGAACATGCGGCTGGATTCGCTGTACCGCAACCACGTCCTCGCCAATCTCAGCTATTTGATGGTGCTGATTCTGGGGGTCTTGGCCTATCCGCAACTCCCCAAGGAAAAAGCGCCGGATACGCCGGTTCACGCCGCCAGCATCGCCGTGGCGCTGCCCGGCGCCGGCGCCGAGGACGTCGAGCGCTTGATCGTCGACCCGATCGAACGCACGCTGCGCGGCAAAATCCGCGACATCAAGCACGTCAGCAGCAATGCCCAAACCGGTATCGCAACGATCACGGTTAGCTTCGAGGAACTCGATAAACCGGTCTACGAACGCCGGATGATGGAGCTGCGGCGCGAATTGCAGACCTTGGCGCAGTCGGAATTGCCGAAGTCGGCGGCGGCGCCGGACATTTTCGAAGGCAATCTGGGCTCGGACTGGTTCAAGATTTTGGTGTACGGCCCCGGCGAAGACGAAAACTTTCGCCGCCAGGCCCGCCAAGTCAAACTCGATTTGCAGCGCATGCCCGGCGTGGCAACGGTGGAAACGAAGGGCCTGGAAGATCCGGAATTACAAGTGACGTTTCATCCGGAACGCCTGGCCGGCCTGGGCATCAGCCCCACCGCCCTGGCCGATACGGTCGGCGCGTACTTCCGAGACATCGCCGCCGGCATCGTCAAGGTTGACGAACGCGAGTGGCTGCTGCGCCTGACCGGCACCGAGGACGCGGCAAGCCGGCTGGCACAGTTGCCTATCCTCGGTGCCAAGGGTGAAGTCAGGCTGGGCGATTTGGCCGACATCAGCCGCGCCAGCAAAGCCGTGAAACTGGGCGCGCGGTTTCGCGGCCAACCGGCGGTGGCGGTGATGCCGATCAAGCAAGCCGGCGCCAACACGCTGACCTTGATCGATCGACTAAAGGCCTATATCGATGCCCGCAACCGGGTCGGCGCCCATACCGGCGTGCAACTGTTTTTACTGATCGACCAGTCCGATCAAATTAGGGACGCCATCGCCACGATGGAGGAGCACGCCTGGTCCGGTATGCTGCTGGTGTGGGCGGTGACCTGGCTACTGCTGGGCACCCGCTTGTCGCTGCTGACCACGTTAGCGGTGCCGTTCTCGTTGGCCGGCGTCTTCATCGCGCTACAGGTTACCGACCAATCGCTCAACCTCAGCGTGTTGCTGGGGGTCATTATCGTGCTGGGGATGCTGGTCGACGATGCGGTAGTGGTGATCGAGGCGGTCGGCCAACAGTTGCGGCGGGGTTTGCCGCCCTTGTCCGCGACGGTGGCGGCCTTGCGCGAAGTCTGGCTGCCGGTCGCCACCTCCTCGCTAACCACGATCGCCACTTTTGTGCCGCTGATGTTGATGAGCGGCTATCTGGGCATTTTGATGGGCGTGGTGCCGCAAGTGGTCTGCCTGGCCTTGCTGATCAGCATCGTCCAGGCCTTGTGGATTTTGCCGGCCCACGCCGCCGCTACCGTCAAGTCCGAAGCGCCAAATGCCGGCAAAGCCGGGACACATTGGCGAGAACGGATGCGTTTAAGCCTGCAACGCCGCTACGGCCATGCCTTGGTTTACGTGTTACGCCGCCCCATTCAGGCCTTGCTGTTGTTGCTGACCTTCTTCACCGTGGCCGGCTCGGCCGTGGCTTTTTCCTGGGTAAAATTTAATTGGTTGCCAACGCCACCCGATTACGGCTTCGTCGTCACGCTGGAAATGGCC harbors:
- a CDS encoding efflux RND transporter permease subunit, whose protein sequence is MRLDSLYRNHVLANLSYLMVLILGVLAYPQLPKEKAPDTPVHAASIAVALPGAGAEDVERLIVDPIERTLRGKIRDIKHVSSNAQTGIATITVSFEELDKPVYERRMMELRRELQTLAQSELPKSAAAPDIFEGNLGSDWFKILVYGPGEDENFRRQARQVKLDLQRMPGVATVETKGLEDPELQVTFHPERLAGLGISPTALADTVGAYFRDIAAGIVKVDEREWLLRLTGTEDAASRLAQLPILGAKGEVRLGDLADISRASKAVKLGARFRGQPAVAVMPIKQAGANTLTLIDRLKAYIDARNRVGAHTGVQLFLLIDQSDQIRDAIATMEEHAWSGMLLVWAVTWLLLGTRLSLLTTLAVPFSLAGVFIALQVTDQSLNLSVLLGVIIVLGMLVDDAVVVIEAVGQQLRRGLPPLSATVAALREVWLPVATSSLTTIATFVPLMLMSGYLGILMGVVPQVVCLALLISIVQALWILPAHAAATVKSEAPNAGKAGTHWRERMRLSLQRRYGHALVYVLRRPIQALLLLLTFFTVAGSAVAFSWVKFNWLPTPPDYGFVVTLEMASGTPSAKTLATLEEIERRIAPLFEPGELRASAAESGAIAKEGQYLYGHQYGDLWFSLNHDSRDAAGLIPSVKLLLTNLDGAVEAWVEGEGSALGGGVGKAINLNIQGGAGAQLDAAVAELKSMLAATPGVSQIRLDRIAGLSELKLRLDSAAIQRAGLSPDTVSRTLQLLADGESVASYTEQGEPVGVRVRAYQNDMRDIGELLRYTVARADGSTVPLGQLVSAEPRIGPASINHIDYQQMLTLQADLDKSQMDTLAANGEIQRRWEWVKDRYPDIKVSFGGEMETVEEGLKQLWQLLTLGLGLIFIIVGAQFQSYGLPLLVLLKIPMAFAGVILGLMLSGEAVSLYTFYGAVALAGIAVNSAILMFSAAHDRLQSGMGVVHASIWAARRRLLPILITSLTTTVGLLPLALSADQSATAWRPVATAIVWGVGFSTLFTLFLMPLLFRLGMAWALRGKTHGA